CGAGAGGATAAGGGTAACATAAGGTCATTCTCAATTAGTCTGCGACAAATTTTTACATAGTCCGCGACAATTTTCACTTTGTCTGCGAACCGACACCGGGGAGTCGGAAATTCTTAGAGGAAAATTTGGTTTACAATTGATATCAAAACTGATATCGCCATGAATAACAAGACCCTACCCAGTGAAATGATTCGCGTGCCGACTGTACTAATTCCGGTAGTACGGCAACTAGCAAAAATCCACCGCGACGGTCACACAACGGCGTTATTGCAAGGATTACAGGAACTGATAGCGCAGTTCGATAGCAGTGTAAAACTGGAAGCAACCAGCGAATTACAGCAGGTGGAGGAGAAGCTGGGGGAACTGGAAACGCACCTTTGTCAGCAAGATCAACAGGTGGCCACTAAATTAGAAGTCCTTGGTAAACAGTTGGAGAAAATTGAAAAAGCGATAGCTTCGCTCGCCGGAGGCATCGCTTCTGGTAGATATAGCGGTGGTAACTCCAGACAAAGATATTCAGGATATCAGTATCAACAGCAACCAGTAGAAATAACTTCTTTTGCTAATGAAAATTTAGCGCAACGATTGGGGGTGACTCCACAAAGTTTGATTACGGAACGGGAAAGCAAGAGTGAGCAAGAATTTATCAGTTGGTCCAGGAATCGTGACCCTAGCAGTTTAGGCTGGAAATTTCAGGTTAGTGATGGGTTGTATTATCCAGTCAAACAGTAAGGGATAATATTAATTTTTCTCTGGTAGAAATAATAATGACTCAACTAATTCATCAGTGAGTTTACCGTCACTGGAACGTTTAAGTTGTTTAATATCTACGCGCACCTGTGAACCAGCTTCTACCTTTTCCAGTAGAAAGTCAGAATATTTTTCAATTGACTGTTTAGCTTGCTCCTTTTTCTTCCAGACTTGAGCCTCATGAAGCATACTTGTTACGCCAATAAATTCCTCTCCAGTTTTTTCATGAAAGTCATTATAATTGAATCTCACAGCATAAGCTTTGACTTCTGGTATTAACTGTAAGATGTATCCTAATTGCTTTTCTGGCTTTACACCAAACCCTTTAGCCATTTTTTTTACTTCTAAAAACTAACTACTAATAAAATATTATCACTTCCGTTTGGGAACATTAATTGCCTGTACAGCCCGTTGTTGAACTTCCTCACCTCGGCGGTCATATCTTGATGTTAACTCCGGTGAAGCATGACCGGCTAATTTCTGGACGGTAACAATATCAGTGGAATCTAACAACTCAGAAATAAAAGTCCTGCGAAAATCATGGGCAGAAAAGTTTGTTACCCCAGCTTCTGCACCCCGTTTTTCTAAAATGAATAATACCGCTTGAGGTGTCAGTTGTCGTAAAGTCACTGCCCCGGCTTTATTAATGTGACAGATTAAAGCCCCCGCTTCTCTTCCTCTGATTTCTAACCAGTCTTCGATAATTGGCAACACCCCATCTGGTAAATAAACAGTGCGGTCTTTACCACCCTTACCACTGCGAACTTTAACACTGCCAGAATGGAAGTCACTCAACATTAATTTTACCGATTCCCCCCGCCGCAATCCTGCACCCCGCAAAATTGCTATCAGTGCCGCATCCCTATAACCAATGGGAGTGGGGTCATCAAAACAAGTTTGCATCAGGGCATTAATTTCAGTTTCAGATAAAAAACGCCCCTTCAATTCCTTAGACAGCTTGATATTAGCGATATCTACCGCCCTAGCGAAATCTCTAGCATCCATTAATTCAAGTCGTAATGCTTCTTTCAAGACTCTCCTTAATGCACTCAGCATTTTATTAGCTGTGGCTGGTGCATATCTTTCCATCAGTATACACCGTAATAAGGCTGTATGTTTATAACGCAGTTCAGCCCAATTTAATGTCAGCGCATCACATTCATTGCTGGTAAGGATTTTGGCGATCGCATTCAAAGATTGCTCCATGGCCGGACGAGAACCGGCGGACAAATTGGAGAGATAGACAGCAGCAGGGTGTTCAGTTAGGGGAGTGGGTGCAGTCAAAGCTAGGGAATTGACAACAGTTATTTCACCAATTTCCGGGGATTCATTCATTTACTTATCCGAAGATTCCTTCTAGCTAGTTATATTCTGATAAGTAATAGTGTAGTTTACCCTTTTCCCTCAAGAAAATTTATTTGGTGTTGATGGGGTAATTTCTGTGGGGGGCTGCGGTGAGGCGATAGCGAAGCGCTGCTGCAAGCAGTTCGCTCTTTATCAAGATTTCCCCCAAGAAAATTCTGCACGGTGTTCTCAATTCCGGTTTTCCACAGCCTGATTTTTTCCCAAGAAAATTTAGCAGTGGTTTTCCCATAAATTCACCGGGTCTAGCGTTGCTGTCACCAGGGGCAAGATAGCCTGAAAGTATTACGAATAAAGGTTTTCAGTTGCTACCCTGCCAAAACGGGAGAATAGTACGCTAAGGCTGAAACCTAGACACAGCAAGAGTTTCCAGACCATCTTGCAGGTTTTTACAGGTATCTCGGTTTGCTACCTAAAGCTACTAGATTTTCGGGTCTATTGTCTGATGGATCACGATTCCAGTGGTGTACTTGTAGATATGTACGGGATTCCTTTGGTTGATCTGGAGGTAAAAGGCGATTACATTTCTGACAACACCAATTAGTTTTTTCCTTGATGGTTTTGGCTAGTTCTTTCCAGTATTTTGGGTATCCCATGATAACTGTTGAATCTTAATATCAGCACTTTACTATTATTAAATAATAACATTTTTGTTGATAAATGTACCAATAAATTACTATCCTTTCCTATTATTAGGATTTTATTAATGTTTCTGATAAATAGATATATGGGATATAATTACAATATTGCTTTAATTGACAATTATAATAATTATTTATCAATGCGAAACCTGACTCCTGCTTCAATTTTCTTCCTATTCCCTGATTCAAAATACTAAACTCCAGTATAACCCCAATGTTAATTAGACTTCAAATTAAAACTCCAGAGAAATTACCGTTTTTAGAAAAATTATGTTGGCAAAGAGAAAATATAGAAAATCTTACTCCTTTAGAAATGCTGAGAATATATGAACGCGGGTGGCATTACCGGGGAGTTTTAGGCAACTTGAGCCATACGGAAGCCTTATTTGTGCAACAGTTAGCTCAATATTATCATTCATGGTTAGGAGCAAAAATGTTTGAGAGGGAATTTCATCAAAAAATTTTAATTGTTCTTAATCAATTAAAGGCTAATTTTTTATTAGAGTGTGGTGCGTATTTTGGCGGTGGGACTCTGGTTAGTTTAAATCATGGGGAATATAGATTAAGCAAGGATATAGATTTTCTCTGTTCCACTGGTACTGGCTACCGATTACTGCGACAAAAAATAGCTGAAAATCAATATAATGCTCTTTTTAACACTCAAAATAATCTCAAGCTACCCGGAGAAATTAAAGCTGACCAGTACGGAGTAAGATTTGCCATTGTAGTTGATGAAACTCTGATTAAATTTGAGATAATTATGGAAGGACGGATTGAATTGGGAGAAGCAGATTATCCCAGTTGGTCGCCTGTCCCATGCTTAAATCAAATTGACAGTTTTGCGGAAAAACTTTTAGCTAATTCTGACAGATGGAATGATTCCTCTGTAGAATCGAGAGATTTAATTGATTTGGCGATGCAAAGGCTCAATTCTCCCATTCCTCAAGCAGCTATTGAGAAGGCAGAATTAGCTTATCCTGTAATTGAACCTTTAAAAAAAGCGATCGCCTTTTTCCAGAATCACCCCAATTATCGAGACAAATGTTTTACGGCTTTGAGAATTGCCGAACCTAGTAAAATTATTGATGGTATTGATTTAATGGCGGCTGATTTTAATTTAAACAAGACACCTAGAACATTTAGCGAATCTCAACAAGACTGGGAATGACAATTAATCGCTTTTCTTCGCGGCAAACACAAACAAATCTACTCTTTTCTAAGAAAATTGTGTGACATAGGTGCTACAGTCATAATTCATTGAGGATTTTCCCACAAAGTTGAAGCCACAGAGATATCATATCTTTGTCCTGTTTCTGTAATTTGAAAGTCCAGAATAAAATATTTATTATCAGAGAAATGCTGATGTTTCCTAGCAATTAGTTCATCAATCATTTGTGTAATCGCCTGTTGAGTTTCTGTATCCTGATTTGATAACTGTTGTTCCAAGAAAGTATCAAGTGTTGTTTTTTGTTGAGATTCAGGCATCACCGCCGCATTCCAGGCTATCACAGCCAAACTAAATAATGATTTACGTCGTTTTGATGTGTGTACATTATCTAAGTACGGAGCAACGAACTGTTGGAGAATTTCTGACATTTTTGGAGCGCCCTTGGGTTCTATCGGTATATTTGCAGCCAATTCCCCAAATCCCCCCTCTACCATCTTCTTTCTAAGTGCTTCCAGGTTTTTCTGCTTATCTTGGGAACTCTGTTTTTGTTTCATCAAATCTTTAAAATCCTTGGACTTTCTCGCCATAGTGCCTCTCCTGTTTTGATTATTTCTGGGGTTCTATTCTAACAATTGTTCTAAATCACTCAACAATTTCTCTAGCTTTTTGGTTTTTTTAGCATCTTCCCACACCTGAGCAT
The DNA window shown above is from Anabaena sp. WA102 and carries:
- a CDS encoding tyrosine-type recombinase/integrase, which translates into the protein MNESPEIGEITVVNSLALTAPTPLTEHPAAVYLSNLSAGSRPAMEQSLNAIAKILTSNECDALTLNWAELRYKHTALLRCILMERYAPATANKMLSALRRVLKEALRLELMDARDFARAVDIANIKLSKELKGRFLSETEINALMQTCFDDPTPIGYRDAALIAILRGAGLRRGESVKLMLSDFHSGSVKVRSGKGGKDRTVYLPDGVLPIIEDWLEIRGREAGALICHINKAGAVTLRQLTPQAVLFILEKRGAEAGVTNFSAHDFRRTFISELLDSTDIVTVQKLAGHASPELTSRYDRRGEEVQQRAVQAINVPKRK
- a CDS encoding HNH endonuclease; the encoded protein is MGYPKYWKELAKTIKEKTNWCCQKCNRLLPPDQPKESRTYLQVHHWNRDPSDNRPENLVALGSKPRYL
- a CDS encoding nucleotidyl transferase AbiEii/AbiGii toxin family protein, which encodes MLIRLQIKTPEKLPFLEKLCWQRENIENLTPLEMLRIYERGWHYRGVLGNLSHTEALFVQQLAQYYHSWLGAKMFEREFHQKILIVLNQLKANFLLECGAYFGGGTLVSLNHGEYRLSKDIDFLCSTGTGYRLLRQKIAENQYNALFNTQNNLKLPGEIKADQYGVRFAIVVDETLIKFEIIMEGRIELGEADYPSWSPVPCLNQIDSFAEKLLANSDRWNDSSVESRDLIDLAMQRLNSPIPQAAIEKAELAYPVIEPLKKAIAFFQNHPNYRDKCFTALRIAEPSKIIDGIDLMAADFNLNKTPRTFSESQQDWE